The Aeromicrobium senzhongii genome includes a window with the following:
- a CDS encoding protein adenylyltransferase SelO codes for MTTTPVTAPLSNRFAAEFPELAVPWRGEETPDPNVLVLNDLLAADLGLDAAALRAPDGVGLLTGTSVPPDATPVAQAYAGHQFGGYSPRLGDGRALLMGELTDREGRLRDLHLKGSGRTPFSRGGDGLAAVGPMLREYVISEAMHALGVPTTRSLAVVATGRDVRRETMLPGAVLARVAGSHLRVGTFQFAASTGDVGLLRRLADHAIERHHPTAASADNPYRALFEAVVEAQADLVARWMLIGFVHGVMNTDNMTISGETIDYGPCAFIEAYDPGAVYSSIDVGGRYAYGNQAAIAQWNLARFAETLLPLIAQDQDTAVELAMESLGRFATRYTATYAAGLQAKLGLPVGLEDAVAVKLGEELLDLLHSNHVDWTSGFRALASAARGDAEPFRGLFVDLAAIDEWLLRWQAVGPDPVAMDRANPIYIPRNHLVEEALDAATGGDLGPVQQLLQVIQRPFEERPGLERYAKPAPDDFGRYTTYCGT; via the coding sequence GTGACGACAACTCCCGTGACGGCACCACTCTCGAACCGCTTTGCCGCTGAGTTCCCGGAGTTGGCTGTGCCGTGGCGGGGCGAGGAGACACCGGACCCGAACGTGCTGGTGCTCAACGATCTGTTGGCCGCCGATCTCGGCCTGGACGCGGCCGCACTCCGGGCGCCCGACGGTGTCGGACTCCTCACCGGCACGTCGGTGCCGCCGGATGCCACGCCGGTCGCCCAGGCATACGCCGGTCACCAGTTCGGCGGCTACTCGCCGCGGCTGGGCGATGGCCGGGCACTGCTGATGGGCGAGCTGACCGACCGCGAGGGACGGCTCCGCGATCTTCACCTGAAGGGTTCCGGGCGTACGCCGTTCTCGCGCGGCGGCGACGGGCTGGCCGCCGTCGGGCCCATGCTGCGGGAGTACGTGATCAGTGAAGCGATGCATGCCCTCGGTGTGCCCACGACGCGCTCGCTGGCGGTCGTCGCCACCGGACGCGACGTGCGTCGCGAGACGATGCTGCCCGGAGCCGTGTTGGCGCGGGTGGCGGGCAGTCACCTCCGCGTGGGCACGTTCCAGTTCGCCGCTTCGACCGGCGACGTGGGGCTGCTGCGACGTCTCGCCGACCACGCGATCGAGCGCCATCACCCGACAGCCGCGTCTGCCGACAATCCGTACCGGGCGCTGTTCGAGGCCGTGGTCGAGGCGCAGGCCGACCTCGTGGCCCGGTGGATGCTCATCGGGTTCGTCCACGGCGTCATGAACACCGACAACATGACGATCTCCGGCGAGACGATCGATTACGGGCCGTGCGCGTTCATCGAGGCGTACGACCCCGGCGCGGTCTACAGCTCGATCGACGTCGGCGGCCGCTACGCCTACGGCAACCAGGCCGCGATCGCCCAGTGGAACCTCGCGCGGTTCGCGGAGACGCTCCTGCCCCTGATCGCGCAGGACCAGGACACCGCCGTCGAGCTCGCGATGGAGTCGCTCGGCAGGTTCGCCACGAGGTACACGGCCACGTATGCGGCGGGTCTGCAGGCGAAGCTCGGTCTTCCCGTGGGCCTGGAGGACGCAGTCGCGGTGAAGCTGGGGGAGGAGCTGCTCGATCTCCTGCACAGCAACCACGTCGACTGGACCAGCGGCTTCCGCGCGCTGGCCTCGGCAGCCCGCGGTGATGCCGAGCCCTTCCGGGGACTGTTCGTCGACTTGGCAGCGATCGACGAGTGGCTGCTGCGCTGGCAGGCGGTCGGACCCGACCCGGTCGCGATGGACCGCGCCAATCCCATCTACATCCCACGCAACCATCTGGTGGAGGAGGCGCTCGACGCCGCCACGGGCGGTGATCTCGGTCCGGTTCAGCAGCTGTTGCAGGTCATTCAGCGCCCGTTCGAGGAGCGTCCGGGGCTGGAGCGATACGCCAAACCAGCACCAGATGA
- a CDS encoding pyridoxamine 5'-phosphate oxidase family protein — protein sequence MTTHDDQLETVTKIMRDARIAVLTYVSREGALVSTPMGAQGFEHPGTTWFLTEQSSEKVQALEADPRVNVAYSSDAGWVSLSGTAHVEQNRGKVEDLWDASSGAFMSGSPEDPGNIALRIDGTTAEYWESPGKVTAAVQLAKGLVTDKQPDLGDSGTVQL from the coding sequence ATGACCACTCACGACGACCAGCTCGAGACCGTCACCAAGATCATGCGCGACGCTCGGATCGCCGTCCTGACCTACGTGTCCCGCGAGGGCGCGCTCGTGTCCACGCCCATGGGCGCGCAGGGCTTCGAGCATCCCGGCACGACGTGGTTCCTCACCGAGCAGAGCAGCGAGAAGGTGCAGGCACTCGAGGCGGACCCGCGGGTGAACGTGGCCTACTCCAGCGACGCGGGCTGGGTCTCGCTCAGCGGCACCGCGCACGTCGAGCAGAACCGCGGCAAAGTCGAGGACCTGTGGGACGCCTCGTCCGGCGCGTTCATGTCCGGCAGCCCCGAGGACCCCGGCAACATCGCCCTGCGCATCGACGGCACCACCGCCGAGTACTGGGAGTCCCCGGGCAAGGTCACCGCGGCCGTCCAGCTGGCGAAGGGCCTCGTCACCGACAAGCAGCCCGACCTGGGGGACAGCGGCACTGTTCAGCTTTGA
- a CDS encoding DUF1540 domain-containing protein, with product MSIKELPLVHDCAVAGCSYNADQECHAGAINITGSDAGCGTFIDISVSGGLPTATASVGACHRSDCTHNDALECHADSIRVGPGADVADCLTYQVA from the coding sequence ATGTCGATCAAAGAACTGCCACTCGTCCACGACTGCGCTGTCGCAGGGTGCTCGTACAACGCCGACCAGGAGTGTCACGCCGGGGCGATCAACATCACCGGCTCCGACGCCGGCTGCGGGACGTTCATCGACATCAGCGTCTCCGGTGGCCTGCCCACCGCGACCGCGTCGGTCGGCGCGTGCCACCGCTCGGACTGCACCCACAACGACGCGCTGGAGTGCCACGCCGACTCGATCCGCGTCGGCCCCGGCGCCGACGTGGCGGACTGCCTGACGTACCAAGTCGCCTGA